The Acidimicrobiia bacterium genome has a window encoding:
- the aroA gene encoding 3-phosphoshikimate 1-carboxyvinyltransferase, which translates to MSASANEITVGGARPLRGRLRVPGDKSISHRALLFAAIADGRSTVTGLATGDDVASSRAAIELLGVRAKGTTERLTITASGFDGLREPGGVVDCGNSGTSMRVLSGLLAGRPFLSVLDGDASLRQRPMARVVEPLRAMGATIDARADGTLAPIAIRGGGLRGGSFTPSVASAQVKSALVLAGLQASGPIEITELAPSRDHTERMLAALGAPVTVGDGVVRVGAGQPQAFELAVPGDPSSAAFFVVAACITPGSELVIDDVALNPSRIAFVDVLRRMGADIDVEEVEVRVGEPVGSITVRAADLHGTEIAGAEVVAVQDEIPALAVAAAFADGVTDIRDAAELRVKESDRIGTVEQELGQLGIGVESRADGLAIRGGRPQAATMKGHGDHRIAMAAAIAGHAIEADSTVRGWSIAAVSYPTFLDDLASVTGGGHD; encoded by the coding sequence GTGAGCGCGAGCGCGAACGAGATCACCGTCGGCGGCGCCCGCCCGCTGCGGGGTCGGTTGCGCGTTCCCGGCGACAAGTCGATCTCGCACCGCGCCTTGCTGTTCGCCGCGATCGCCGACGGTCGCAGCACGGTCACCGGGCTCGCGACCGGCGACGACGTCGCGTCGTCGCGCGCCGCGATCGAGCTGCTCGGCGTGCGCGCGAAGGGCACGACCGAGCGGCTGACGATCACGGCGAGCGGGTTCGACGGCTTGCGCGAGCCCGGTGGCGTGGTCGACTGCGGTAACTCGGGCACGAGCATGCGCGTGCTGTCGGGCCTGCTCGCGGGCCGGCCGTTCCTCTCAGTGCTCGACGGCGACGCGTCGCTGCGCCAGCGGCCGATGGCGCGCGTCGTCGAGCCCCTGCGAGCGATGGGTGCGACGATCGACGCGCGCGCCGACGGCACGCTCGCGCCGATCGCGATCCGTGGCGGCGGGTTGCGCGGTGGATCGTTCACACCGAGTGTCGCGAGCGCGCAGGTGAAGAGCGCGCTCGTGCTCGCGGGCCTGCAGGCGTCGGGCCCGATCGAGATCACCGAGCTCGCGCCGAGCCGCGATCACACCGAGCGCATGCTCGCCGCACTCGGCGCGCCGGTGACGGTCGGCGACGGTGTCGTGCGCGTCGGCGCGGGACAACCTCAGGCGTTCGAGCTCGCCGTGCCCGGCGATCCGTCGTCGGCGGCGTTCTTCGTCGTCGCCGCGTGCATCACGCCGGGTTCGGAGCTCGTGATCGACGACGTCGCGCTCAATCCTTCGCGCATCGCGTTCGTCGACGTGCTCCGACGTATGGGCGCCGACATCGACGTCGAGGAGGTCGAGGTGCGGGTGGGCGAGCCGGTCGGCTCGATCACCGTGCGCGCCGCCGACCTGCACGGAACCGAGATCGCAGGCGCCGAAGTCGTCGCGGTGCAGGACGAGATCCCCGCGCTCGCGGTCGCAGCCGCGTTCGCCGACGGCGTCACCGACATCCGCGACGCCGCGGAGCTGCGCGTGAAGGAGAGCGACCGCATCGGGACGGTCGAGCAGGAGCTCGGTCAGCTCGGCATCGGCGTGGAGTCGCGCGCCGACGGCCTGGCGATCCGCGGCGGCCGACCGCAGGCCGCAACGATGAAGGGCCATGGCGATCACCGCATCGCGATGGCCGCCGCGATCGCGGGGCATGCCATCGAAGCCGACTCGACGGTGCGGGGCTGGTCGATCGCGGCGGTGTCGTATCCGACCTTCCTCGACGATCTCGCGAGCGTGACCGGCGGCGGCCATGACTGA
- the cmk gene encoding (d)CMP kinase gives MTDGVGDPIVAIDGPSGSGKSTVARGVATRLGYDVLDTGAMYRVVTLLVLDGGVEPDDGAAAAKLAEAMDLELGESTRVDGRDVSAAIRGPEVTAAVSTVSAHPAVRAVLVARQRAWVAQRGGGVVEGRDIGTVVFPDARVKVYLTASDEERARRRQRDEHAADRRVEVDSVHADLARRDAIDSNRKVSPLQAAPDALVLDTTGRAVDAVVDEIVARWDAAGRTA, from the coding sequence ATGACTGACGGCGTGGGCGACCCGATCGTCGCGATCGACGGGCCGTCGGGCTCGGGGAAGTCGACCGTGGCGCGCGGCGTCGCGACCCGACTCGGCTACGACGTCCTCGACACCGGCGCGATGTACCGCGTGGTCACGCTGCTCGTGCTCGACGGCGGTGTCGAACCCGACGACGGCGCGGCGGCGGCGAAGCTCGCCGAGGCGATGGATCTGGAGCTGGGGGAGTCGACGCGAGTCGACGGCCGTGACGTGAGCGCCGCCATTCGCGGGCCCGAGGTGACCGCGGCGGTGTCGACGGTGTCGGCCCATCCCGCGGTGCGCGCGGTGCTGGTTGCGCGCCAGCGCGCGTGGGTCGCGCAACGGGGCGGTGGTGTCGTCGAAGGGCGCGACATCGGTACCGTCGTGTTCCCCGACGCGCGCGTGAAGGTGTACCTGACCGCGAGCGACGAGGAGCGCGCCCGGCGCCGTCAGCGTGACGAGCACGCGGCCGATCGCAGGGTCGAAGTCGACTCGGTGCACGCCGACCTCGCGCGCCGCGACGCAATCGACTCGAACCGCAAGGTGTCGCCGCTCCAGGCCGCACCCGACGCGCTCGTGCTCGACACGACCGGTCGCGCGGTCGACGCCGTCGTCGACGAGATCGTGGCGCGCTGGGACGCAGCCGGGAGGACGGCGTGA
- a CDS encoding lysophospholipid acyltransferase family protein, translating to MTFYRFVRFLVVGYVRVVYRARVIGREHAPSGPYVIAPTHRSMLDIPLVGAITTRRVRFMGKQSLFRVPVLGAIFSALGGYAVARDGSDFGPVRESLKMLATGEPVVVYPEGTRQHGPEIAPLQPGAVYLALKANVPILPVGIAGVEETFRSRKRWSWGFGRIVVVVGEPIVPPPRESSVVKRAVVDEMSADLRVTLQRLFDEAYRIRDGTARV from the coding sequence GTGACGTTCTACCGCTTCGTGCGCTTCTTGGTCGTCGGCTACGTGCGGGTGGTGTACCGCGCGCGGGTCATCGGGCGCGAGCACGCGCCGAGCGGCCCGTACGTGATCGCGCCGACGCACCGCTCGATGCTCGACATCCCGCTCGTGGGCGCGATCACGACCCGCCGCGTCCGCTTCATGGGGAAGCAGTCGTTGTTCCGCGTGCCCGTGCTCGGCGCGATCTTCTCGGCCCTCGGCGGCTACGCGGTCGCGCGCGACGGATCCGACTTCGGTCCCGTGCGCGAGTCGTTGAAGATGCTCGCGACCGGAGAGCCGGTTGTGGTGTATCCCGAAGGCACGCGCCAGCACGGACCGGAGATCGCACCGCTCCAGCCGGGTGCGGTGTACCTCGCGCTCAAGGCCAACGTGCCGATCCTGCCGGTCGGCATCGCGGGCGTGGAGGAGACGTTCCGCAGCCGGAAGCGCTGGTCCTGGGGCTTCGGGCGCATCGTCGTGGTCGTGGGCGAGCCGATCGTTCCGCCGCCGCGCGAGAGCTCGGTGGTGAAGCGCGCGGTGGTCGACGAGATGTCGGCCGACCTGCGCGTCACCCTCCAACGACTCTTCGACGAGGCCTACCGCATCCGCGACGGCACGGCCCGGGTCTAG